The window TTTTTTGTTCCATATATTCGTTTGCCAGCATTAAAAGCCAATAACCTTTATAAGTGTCATCAGGATCGTTTTCTACAAGAGAACTTAAAAAGACAATCAAAAGTTTATTTTTCTTTTTAACCTTGAGATTTTTTGCTATTCTATCCTTAACGGCAAAGCTCATTTCCTTACTTTCCGTCTTTTTTAATACTTCAATAAGAGTTTTTTGCTCGTCTTTTAAGTTATCCATGTCATCATATAAATAAAGATCAGGATCTTGTTTACAGCTTATAAAAATAAGACAAAGCATGAACATCAAAATAAATTTATTTTTCATTTGCTTATAATATCATTTTCTCCCTAAAAGTACAATAAGGACTTAAAACCTTGAATCAAGATGCCTTTGTTTTAAGGCCTTAGCTAAAAGGCTGTCCAAAAGATTTGAAAATTTTTGAATCTCTTTTTTGCCGAAAGAGTTTGTTTTTTCGGGAGCGAGGCCGTTGGCCTGCAGCTCATACATAAAATTCCTTGCAGATAGATAGGTATTTATGTTGTCGCGGGTAAAAATCGTCCCCCTGTCATTTATCACATAAAGCCCCTTATCTACCAAAAGCTTTGCCAAGGGAATATCCCTAGTTATAGCCAAATCGCCCTCAACCGAGTTTTCGGTTATATATAGGTCGGCAGCCTGCTCCGTGTTTTCGGTAACAACCATGCTTGCACCCTTAGGTACGGGTATTTCCCTGTTTGCCGCAAAGATTACAGGCAGTTTTAGACGTTCTCCGGCCTTGGCCGTAATTTGTCTTATTCTTACAGGGCACGAGTCGGCATCTACCCAGATTTTCATATTACCTCATTGATTTTTTCGATCATCCTCATAGCGGATTTTTCCATGTCACAAGCCTTTTGGATAAGCTCTTGTGAATTTTGCCCTGAAAATTCTTCCTTGTATAGCTCATCGGTAACCAAAATACCTGTAAGAATGGCAAGTTTTAAAGGATCGGAAACCTTAGAAGTTTGCTTCACTTGATCTAAAACATTTAGATAGTGATTGTAAATTCGGCTTAGATATTCATCGGTTTCATTGGCTTGAATGGCAAAGGAAGTTCCCAATACGTCGATATTTAATTGTCCTTTGCTCATTTTACCTAAAATATATCCATCTGTTTACTTGCATCGGAGGATTGTCCCAGTACATCATCAAGGTCTTTTTGAAGATTACTAGAAACGGGTTCTTCCGAAACAGGATCTGCAGCGGGAGCTTGTTGTGAAGAGGTTTTAGTAGAAGGCGTAGAAAAAGGCTCCGGTTTAGATCCGGCTGAAACAGGGGCTGCGGTTTCAAATTCAGAGGCCGAAGGCCTCGTTTCGTGTTTTTTTGTATAAGAGGCATCCTCAAACGCACTTAATTGGTTAAGTGCGTTGATTATTCCTTCCTCGATCTTAGATTGGTCATCCTTAAAAACTATTATAAGCTTCTCCAACTCGGAAATTCGTCTATCTCTAGCTTCAATTTCCTTTTTTAGAGCATCTTTTTCGGTATGAAGGCTTTTTATCATCTGTACAGCCCTTTCTACCTTGTTTTCAAGGAGCCTTACCTGATCGAGATTGAGCATATCAGACTCCTAAGGCCTTTTTTGAAGCTTCCACTACAGCCTTAAAAGCGGTAGGATCTTCGATAGCCATGTTTGAAAGGGCCTTTCTGTTTAATTGGATTCCGGCCTTGTTCATTCCGGCAATAAAGCGTGAATAGGTAATACCCTCAGCTCTAACGGCTGCATTGATACGGGTAATCCATATCTGCCTCATATCGCTTTTTTTATCTTTTCGTCCTACATAGCTGTGAAGCAAGGCCTTTCGAACTGCATCGCGGGCAGCCTTAAAGTTGGTACCGCGGCGGCCTCTAAAGCCCTTGGCTTGCTTTAATATAGCTTTTCTTCTTGTAATTCTTCTATCACTACTTGTTGATCTTGACATTATAAACTCCTGACTTCTATTTCAAATAAATTAACCGTAGGGTAATAGCTGCTTGCGCATCTTCATGCTGTCAGCCTCTGAAAGAATGGCCGATTTCTTAAGACGGCGTACCCGTTTTTGAGATTTTTTAGTCATAATATGACCCTTGTTCATCTGCTTGTATTTTACCTTACCGCTTGCAGTAATAGAAAATCTTTTTTTAGCAGCTCTTTTACTCTTCATCTTAGGCATAAGTACCTCCAAAATTTATTATAAGCTTATTTTTTTTGTTTTGGACTCAATGTCATAGACATTGTCCGTCCTTCCATAGCAGGTTTTTTCTCGAGGGTACAGGCTTCTTCACCCCCCAGTTTTTCCAAAACCTTGTTTAAAACTTCATAACCGAGCTCAGTATGAGCAAGTTCGCGTCCCCAAAAACGCACGGTTACCTTTACTTTATCGCCGCCGTCAAGAAATTTTTTAATATGCGAGGATTTAAACTCAAGATCATGGTCGTGTATCTTAGGCTGCATTCTGATTTCTCTCATCATCTGCTGCTTTTGATTTTTCTTGGAGTCACGGAGCTTTTTCTCCATTTGAAATCGATATTTACCGTAATCTATTATTTTGCAAACCGGAGGCTTCGCGGTAGGTGCAACTTCAACAAGGTCAAGTCCGGCTTCTGCGGCCATTTTTACAGCCTCAATAGTGGGAACAATACCCGCTTGTTCTCCATTAACCCCGATTAACCTAACCTCTCTCACGCGGATTTGATCATTTATCCGCAAACCTTTTACTTCAGCCAACGATTCTCCTTCTGCACCCTTTCCTATCGGTGCGATATAATAAAATTTAGGGTTCATTATATCGAAAATAAAAAAAATAGTCAAGGCTAGGACGACGAAAAACTATATTGACAAAGTTGTAATTTTCGGTTAATATGTCGCCCATGTCTAACAATACGGTATGCTTAAATTCGGAAATAAAAAGCGGAATCTTTTATACCGAAAAATCAAACGAGTTTACAGCTCTGGCAGAGCAAATAAGAGTCTACACTTCAAAAAAACGGACTATCTTGGATCCGAGAACAATAGTGTTTTTGAACATTATGCTTTCACTCATAACTACGATTTCTTCGT of the Treponema denticola ATCC 35405 genome contains:
- the zapA gene encoding cell division protein ZapA; protein product: MSKGQLNIDVLGTSFAIQANETDEYLSRIYNHYLNVLDQVKQTSKVSDPLKLAILTGILVTDELYKEEFSGQNSQELIQKACDMEKSAMRMIEKINEVI
- the infC gene encoding translation initiation factor IF-3, with amino-acid sequence MNPKFYYIAPIGKGAEGESLAEVKGLRINDQIRVREVRLIGVNGEQAGIVPTIEAVKMAAEAGLDLVEVAPTAKPPVCKIIDYGKYRFQMEKKLRDSKKNQKQQMMREIRMQPKIHDHDLEFKSSHIKKFLDGGDKVKVTVRFWGRELAHTELGYEVLNKVLEKLGGEEACTLEKKPAMEGRTMSMTLSPKQKK
- a CDS encoding cell division protein ZapB; amino-acid sequence: MLNLDQVRLLENKVERAVQMIKSLHTEKDALKKEIEARDRRISELEKLIIVFKDDQSKIEEGIINALNQLSAFEDASYTKKHETRPSASEFETAAPVSAGSKPEPFSTPSTKTSSQQAPAADPVSEEPVSSNLQKDLDDVLGQSSDASKQMDIF
- a CDS encoding YaiI/YqxD family protein, which produces MKIWVDADSCPVRIRQITAKAGERLKLPVIFAANREIPVPKGASMVVTENTEQAADLYITENSVEGDLAITRDIPLAKLLVDKGLYVINDRGTIFTRDNINTYLSARNFMYELQANGLAPEKTNSFGKKEIQKFSNLLDSLLAKALKQRHLDSRF
- the rplT gene encoding 50S ribosomal protein L20, which encodes MSRSTSSDRRITRRKAILKQAKGFRGRRGTNFKAARDAVRKALLHSYVGRKDKKSDMRQIWITRINAAVRAEGITYSRFIAGMNKAGIQLNRKALSNMAIEDPTAFKAVVEASKKALGV
- the rpmI gene encoding 50S ribosomal protein L35, whose amino-acid sequence is MPKMKSKRAAKKRFSITASGKVKYKQMNKGHIMTKKSQKRVRRLKKSAILSEADSMKMRKQLLPYG